The sequence GGCGGAATGGACATTGAAAGCGTTCCCGAAGAATTGCTCTTCAAAATTAACATTGATCCGATTAATGGACTTCAAACTTATGATGCAGTAGATGTATGTGCACGGGCAGGTATTCCTGCTCAGGATCTAAGTAAGTTTGCCAGTTTTCTATCAAAGCTATCCCAAACCTATAAAAAGTTAGATTGCCAAACCCTGGAGATCAATCCCTTTGTAATGACAGGCAGCGGTAATTTAGTCTGTGCCGATTGCAAAATGGAGATTGATAACAGCTCAGTTGGACGTCATCCGGAATTCGGCATCAAGATTGCCCGGGATCTGCCCGGTGCGCCTACGGAGTTAGACCTTATTGGCTGGAGCATCGAAGAAACCGATGCCCGCGGAACCGGCTTCCTCATGAATATGGGTTATGACGAAGTAAGTCCCGGTTATATCGGCTATCACCCTATTGGTGGTGGTTCAGCAATGATGGGTTTAGATGCTTTGAATCAGGTAGGCCTTAAACCAGCCAACTATGCTGACACCAGTGGAAACCCAGTAGGTTCGAAAATTTATCGGGTTGCTAAGTGTGTTCTTTCTCAGCCCAACATTGATGGTTATCTGCTCGGCGGATTTATGATGGCCAACCAAGAGCAATGGCATCATGCCCATGCTATCGTTAAAGTACTCAGGGAGATTCTACCGACTCAAAAACCAGGGCTGCCATGCGTATTGCTGCTCTGCGGGAACAGGGAAGATGAATCACTGGAAATTTTAAGAGATGGTCTCGCTGATCTTATGACTCCAGATGGTCCGGGTAAGAGAATCGAGATTTATGGTAAACAGTATGTAACGGATACGAAATTCATTGGACAAAGACTCTTAGCTCTTAGTCAAGAATACAGAGCTGAAAAAGAATCGCAAGGAAAGTAGGGGAACCTTATGCTGGAATTCGCAGAAAAAAGTCTGACAGTTAAGATCGATACCAGCAAGTGTGATACGTGCGAGACAAAAGCATGTGCCGAGGCGTGCAAAAAGTATGCTAGAGGATTGCTTGGAATTGACGACAAAGGTAGAGCTTCAGTTGCACATCGCGATGCGGAAGAAGTTTTGCGTCTGGGAACTGAATGTTTAGCATGTGAACTCGCTTGTAAGACCAAAGGTAACAATGCCATAACCATTGAGGTTCCGGTTAAAGGTTTGGATGAGTACCTTGCAAAACGTAAATAGGTTATAGATCTATAGGGTAGATTGTTATTGTGAATATAAACGAAGCAAAATGTTAAATGAGGGATAAAGATGGGCATTTTGATCAATAAGAGTACTAAGGTCATCGTCCAAGGGATTACGGGCCGCGAAGGATCCGTACGGACAAAGTACATGAAAGAATATGGTACCCAAGTAATTGGCGGAACCAGCCCGGGAAAAGCTGGAGAGGAAGTTCACGGTATACCGGTTTTTAACACTGTCAAAGAGATCGCCCGTGAGCAAGGGGAAATTGACTTCAGCGTAATTTTTGTGCCGGGGAAGATTTTGAAAACAGCCGTATTCGAAGCAGTTGATGCCGGAGTTAAAAATATTATTCCTTGCGTTGAAGGCACTCCTATCCACGATATTATGGAGATGATTGCCTACGCTAAATCTAAAGGGTCAAGGCTTCTTGGGCCTGGATCAATTGGAATTATTACCCCAGGCGAGGCTGTTGTAGGTTGGCTGGGCGGCAACAAAGAATGGGCCAATAAATTCTTCCAAAGCGGAAATATTGGGGTATTCTCTCGTAGCGGCGGCCAATCAGGGACAATTCCTTGGTTGTTAAGAGAGGGAGGATTTGGAGTGAGTACCGTAATCCACACAGGCACAGAGCCAGTGTTGGGTACTTCCATGGCAGATTTACTTCCCTTATTTGAGGCAGACCCCGAGACCAAGGGTGTTGCAGTCTATGCTGAAATCGGAGGCACACAAGAAGAAGAGTGCGCCGAGGTTATAGCAGCTGGGCAATTCACAAAACCTTTCGTAATCTATGTAGCTGGCGCTTGGGCTCCTGCAGGAATGAGATTCTCCCATGCTTCTAATATCGTAGAGCGTGGACGCGGTTCAGCTAAAAGCAAAATGGAAGCGATTACTAAGGCCGGGGGATTTGTAGCGGAAACTCCTACAGATATTCCCATCATCTTAAAAGAGAAAATTAAATAGTAGAGATTTTTCTTTAAACTTGCTATCCCTAGGGTCGAACCCTAGAAAATAATAAATAAAAAATAGGGGGTAATTCTAATGACAATTATGAGATCGGTTATGTATATTCCTGGAAACAATCCTAAAATGGTAGCTAAGGCTCCTGAATTCCCGGCTGATATTGTTACTTTAGACCTTGAGGATTCAGTTCCACCAGCGGAAAAAGAAGCTGCTCGTAAAATTGTTGCAGAAAACCTCAAATATGCTGCTCAAGGTGGCGCACAAGTATTTGTCCGGATTAATAACTGGGAAACTGAATTAACCAACGATGATTTAGAAGCAATTGTTCATGAAGGGCTTCATGGAGTAACCTTGGCTAAAACCGGTTGCGCAGCTGATGTACAACGCTTAGATTGGAAATTAGAAGAGCTTGAGCGTCGCCGTGGTTTAGAAGTAGGCTCGGTTAAGATCTCAATGTTGCTTGAAACTGCTAAAGGTATCATTAATGCTGCAGAATGCTGCTTAGCCAGCCCGCGTAACGTCAATGCAATCTTCGGTGCTGTTGATTATTGCCGTGATATGCGTGTTAAACTTACCAACGAAGGTGTTGAGCAACAATATGGCCGCGCTCACGTAGCTGTTGCTTGCCGCGCTGCTAGAATTGTAGCAATCGATGCTCCTTTCGTTGACTTCAAGAATATTGAAGCTTTCGAGAGAAACGTTGCTGAAGGACGCCAAATGGGTTATGAAGGTCGTATGATCATTCATCCAGGACAAATTGAGCCTTCCAACCGTATGTACTCCCCAGATCCTGCTGATGTTGAGTGGGCTACCGGTGTTGTTAAAGTCTTCGAAGAAGAAGGTATCGCTAAAGGTAAAGCTTCCGTTTCTTACAACGGCAAAATGGTTGATACCCCAGTATACTTAAATGCTAAAGATATCTTAGCTGCTCAAGCTGAGATCGATGCTAAAAACGCTCAGTAATAAATTGATGGTTTGTTTGGTTACCTCTTTCTAAAGGGGGTAACCAAACAATTCTTAAAAAGTTATATCCGCTACTCGTAAACTAAAAAGGTATGAGAGGGAGATGCATATGAGTCGCATTAAGAACCTTCGTGAGGAAGCCCTGGCTTTTCATGCAGCGAGACCAGGTAAACTCGAAGTAAGAGTAACATGCCCAGCTAGTGACAGAGATGACCTGACGCTCGCCTATTCTCCTGGAGTTGCTGAGCCTGTTAAAGAAATCGGAAAAGATCTTGAGAACCTTGATATTTATACAAATCATGCTAACTTTGTCAGCATTGTCTCCAACGGAACGGCTATTCTAGGACTTGGAGATCTTGGTGCAGCAGCCTCTATGCCTGTTATGGAGGGTAAAGCTCTTCTCTTTAAAACCTTTGGTGATGTGGATGCATTCCCGATTTGTGTTAATACCAAAGATGTTGACAAAATAATTGAGATCGTCGAATTGACAGCACCTACTTTCGGAGGTGTCAACTTAGAAGATATTAAAGCTCCTGAGTGTTTCCAAATTGAAGAGGGACTCAAAGCCCGTGGGATTTTTAAAGGACCTATTTTCCATGATGATCAGCACGGAACAGCAGTTGTTACTCTAGCTGGACTCTATAATGCACTTAAAGTTGTCGGCAAGAATATCGAAGATATTAAAGTCGTGGCCAATGGTGCAGGTGCGGCGGGAATAGCAATCATCAAATTATTGATGAGTGTTGGCCTTAAAAATGTTATCATGTGTGATACTAAAGGAGCAATTTACCAAGGCCGTACAGTAGGTATGAACCCTTGGAAAGAACAAATTGCTGCAGCAACTAACCCAGAAAAATATAGCGGAGACCTTGCGGGAGCGCTGGTAGGTGCTGATGTCTTTATTGGAGTATCGGCAGCAGACGTTCTTAATGAAGAAATGATCAGATCAATGGCCAAAGATCCTATTGTCTTCTGTCAGGCCAACCCCATTCCTGAGATTTGGCCAATAGAAAGAGCTTTTGAGGCTGGCGCAGCTGTCATTTCTACAGGTCGCTCTGATGTAATAAATCAAATTAATAATGTATTAGCCTTCCCTGGTATGTTCCGTGGCGCAATCGATGTCAGAGCAACTGATATTAATGACGCCATGAAGATTGCAGCTGCAAAAGCAATTGCTGAGTGCGTCTCTGCGGAAGAGCTCAATGCCAACTTTATTATGCCTAGCACCTTGAATCCTGAAGTAGCTCCGGCTGTTGCTGCCGCAACGGCAAAAGCTGCTATCGAAAGTGGAATTGCGAGAAATCCTATTGACCCGGCACTCGTAGCTGAAAACCTTAAGAAGAGACTTGCTAATCAATATAAATAAGAGTTTTTCTTAAAGTCCAAAAAGGGCCCGCAAGGGCCCTTTTTGTTTTGCCTAGGGTATTGAATTTGCTGTCGACAGTAATAGCTGGTAAAATTGAGAGATTAACAATATGGGGATGAAAATGGGTTCTACGGGCCTTCCTCTGAGGGCTATAGATTTTTCAGAGAAGTAAATACATAAATGAAGGAGTCTGCAAAAATGTATATCTATAAGGGAGCTAAATACTATGACTGAAAAGGAAAGGAAAACTCGTCTTGAGGTGACTGAGCCGGTAGAGCTGATGAAGTTTCTGATGCTGAAATTTCCTGAGAAAAGCCGCAAAGATATTAAATCTCTTCTAGCTCATCGTCAGATTTCAGTGGGGTCTGAGATTACATCAAAATTTGACTATCCTCTTCAAGAAGGGCAACAAGTTGTCGTGAATTGGAACAAGGTGTTGATAGAAAAGCAACCTGAGGGTCTAAATATTGTTCATGAGGATCCATATCTAATAATCATTGAAAAACAGGCTGGGCTCCTCTCGATTGCTACAGATTCAGAAAAGGAACAAACCGCTTATAGTATCTTAAGCGACCACGTTAAGAAGAGAGATCCGAAAAATAAGATCTTTGTGCTGCATCGTCTTGATCGAGAGACGAGTGGAGTCATGATGTTTGCCAAAAGTGAAAAGATACAACAAATGATGCAAAAGTCCTGGAAGGAAACGGTCTTAGAGCGGACTTATGTTGCAGTAGTAGAAGGATCCGTAAACAAGGAAGAAGGCACAATTACTTCTTGGCTTACGGAGAGTAAAGCCTTCATCATGTACTCCAGTCGTACTCCTAATGGTGGACAAAAAGCGATAACTCATTACAAAGTCCTTAAGAAAAATAAACATTACTCTTTATTAGAAGTAAATTTAGAAACTGGGAGAAAAAATCAAATTCGGGTTCATATGAAGGATATCGGACATAGTGTAATTGGCGATAAAAAGTATGGTTCGACAAAACAGCCAATTGCGCGCCTCGGACTTCATGCCCGGGTGTTAGCCTTCAAACACCCAATTAGTGGAGAAGAGGTTCGTTATGAGGCTAGTATTCCCAAAGAGTTTCTAAACCTGTTCAAATCCAATTAAAAAAAGCTGCCATCTGTTCCCCTCAAATTGAGGTCAGTGGCAGTGTTACAGAAAATATCTGCTTATCCTCAGAAGGGTTTAAACCATAGTTAGTAGATGTGTAAACACCGCCTGAAGACCTTGTTTCATATTTGCTGAAGGAGTGCTTGGGCTGGATGGAAATTAAGCCAGTTTAAACACGTTCTTTTGATACGTCTTTCCCAATTTTATCAGAGTCATGAGGAAAAGGGATTTTCTCGGTATTATCAGGTTTTCGAGATTTATCATTGGTCTTCTTTGCCATTATAAGCAGCCTCCTTTAATAAGTATCAAAGGTAGATTCCCCTAATTCCTCAATAACATGCATAGCATGAAGGGAGATGAGTTAAATAGGAATTAGGTTAGATCGTGAAAAAGCTACTGTGCAGAGGATGATTGAGCTGTATTGCAAAAGTCATCACCACACTAAGGGCGAATTGTGCCTGGGCTGTCAGGATTTATCAGACTATGCCATGAATCGCCTCGATCATTGCAAATTTGGAGAAAGTAAGCCAACCTGCTCTAAATGCCCGGTACATTGTTATAAACCTCTTATGCGTGACAAAATTAAAGAAATAATGCGATATTCAGGGCCAAGAATGATGTATACTCATCCAATTGCGGCTATTAGGCATTTAATTGACGGACGTACAAAGAATAGATAATAAACTACTTGTTTTTATACGCCTAAGGGAGT comes from Desulfosporosinus meridiei DSM 13257 and encodes:
- a CDS encoding nitrous oxide-stimulated promoter family protein; protein product: MRLDREKATVQRMIELYCKSHHHTKGELCLGCQDLSDYAMNRLDHCKFGESKPTCSKCPVHCYKPLMRDKIKEIMRYSGPRMMYTHPIAAIRHLIDGRTKNR
- a CDS encoding RluA family pseudouridine synthase, which codes for MTEKERKTRLEVTEPVELMKFLMLKFPEKSRKDIKSLLAHRQISVGSEITSKFDYPLQEGQQVVVNWNKVLIEKQPEGLNIVHEDPYLIIIEKQAGLLSIATDSEKEQTAYSILSDHVKKRDPKNKIFVLHRLDRETSGVMMFAKSEKIQQMMQKSWKETVLERTYVAVVEGSVNKEEGTITSWLTESKAFIMYSSRTPNGGQKAITHYKVLKKNKHYSLLEVNLETGRKNQIRVHMKDIGHSVIGDKKYGSTKQPIARLGLHARVLAFKHPISGEEVRYEASIPKEFLNLFKSN
- a CDS encoding succinate--CoA ligase subunit alpha, whose amino-acid sequence is MGILINKSTKVIVQGITGREGSVRTKYMKEYGTQVIGGTSPGKAGEEVHGIPVFNTVKEIAREQGEIDFSVIFVPGKILKTAVFEAVDAGVKNIIPCVEGTPIHDIMEMIAYAKSKGSRLLGPGSIGIITPGEAVVGWLGGNKEWANKFFQSGNIGVFSRSGGQSGTIPWLLREGGFGVSTVIHTGTEPVLGTSMADLLPLFEADPETKGVAVYAEIGGTQEEECAEVIAAGQFTKPFVIYVAGAWAPAGMRFSHASNIVERGRGSAKSKMEAITKAGGFVAETPTDIPIILKEKIK
- a CDS encoding ATP-grasp domain-containing protein, with protein sequence MAKFLEFQGKEWLRKSGLPVPQGRVASTPEEAKKIAEEIGKAVAVKGQVQAGGRGKAGIVKLVNTPDEAAAAAAEILAKSIGGNPILQVLVEEKLDIQKEYYCSFVINGAREARSPMLMFSAEGGMDIESVPEELLFKINIDPINGLQTYDAVDVCARAGIPAQDLSKFASFLSKLSQTYKKLDCQTLEINPFVMTGSGNLVCADCKMEIDNSSVGRHPEFGIKIARDLPGAPTELDLIGWSIEETDARGTGFLMNMGYDEVSPGYIGYHPIGGGSAMMGLDALNQVGLKPANYADTSGNPVGSKIYRVAKCVLSQPNIDGYLLGGFMMANQEQWHHAHAIVKVLREILPTQKPGLPCVLLLCGNREDESLEILRDGLADLMTPDGPGKRIEIYGKQYVTDTKFIGQRLLALSQEYRAEKESQGK
- a CDS encoding NAD(P)-dependent malic enzyme, with product MSRIKNLREEALAFHAARPGKLEVRVTCPASDRDDLTLAYSPGVAEPVKEIGKDLENLDIYTNHANFVSIVSNGTAILGLGDLGAAASMPVMEGKALLFKTFGDVDAFPICVNTKDVDKIIEIVELTAPTFGGVNLEDIKAPECFQIEEGLKARGIFKGPIFHDDQHGTAVVTLAGLYNALKVVGKNIEDIKVVANGAGAAGIAIIKLLMSVGLKNVIMCDTKGAIYQGRTVGMNPWKEQIAAATNPEKYSGDLAGALVGADVFIGVSAADVLNEEMIRSMAKDPIVFCQANPIPEIWPIERAFEAGAAVISTGRSDVINQINNVLAFPGMFRGAIDVRATDINDAMKIAAAKAIAECVSAEELNANFIMPSTLNPEVAPAVAAATAKAAIESGIARNPIDPALVAENLKKRLANQYK
- a CDS encoding HpcH/HpaI aldolase/citrate lyase family protein, with product MTIMRSVMYIPGNNPKMVAKAPEFPADIVTLDLEDSVPPAEKEAARKIVAENLKYAAQGGAQVFVRINNWETELTNDDLEAIVHEGLHGVTLAKTGCAADVQRLDWKLEELERRRGLEVGSVKISMLLETAKGIINAAECCLASPRNVNAIFGAVDYCRDMRVKLTNEGVEQQYGRAHVAVACRAARIVAIDAPFVDFKNIEAFERNVAEGRQMGYEGRMIIHPGQIEPSNRMYSPDPADVEWATGVVKVFEEEGIAKGKASVSYNGKMVDTPVYLNAKDILAAQAEIDAKNAQ